One Mugil cephalus isolate CIBA_MC_2020 chromosome 8, CIBA_Mcephalus_1.1, whole genome shotgun sequence genomic window carries:
- the lipg gene encoding endothelial lipase — protein sequence MNHKAILLWIFLLCASALFSSAIGENAVLKDEDSGLDELPADLGGKVKYNMRKSLDLEQEGCYLQTGKKECLEECGFNATAKTIFIIHGWTMSGMFESWMQKLVSAVMQRENGANVVVVDWIPMAQQLYPDAVNHTRSVGFHIAAMLNWLQTEQQLPLENVHLIGYSLGAHVAGYAGMYVEGTIGRITGLDPAGPMFEGVEKHRRLSPDDADFVDVLHTYTREALGVSIGIQQPIGDIDIYPNGGDVQPGCALGDVLAVAGNFMEVMKCEHERAVHLFVDSLMNKDHMSFAFQCTGPDRFKKGICLSCRKNRCNNIGYNARKMRKRRNSKMYLKTRADTPFGGYHYQMKMHVFNRKQANDADPTFNVKLYGAHKDTTSISVDVHDDTIGLNLTNTFLVFTEEDIGDLLKIRLSWEGDSESWNSVWKNIKKQFWAWNTKPPKPVLEVRRIRVKAGETQKKFTFCAQDPSKTEISPGDSITYVKCRDGWEVKPRKRIPM from the exons ATGAATCATAAAGCCATTTTATTGTGGATTTTTCTACTTTGTGCTTCTGCGCTCTTCTCGTCCGCTATTGGAGAAAACGCCGTTCTTAAAG atgAAGACAGTGGATTAGATGAACTGCCAGCAGACCTCGGCGGTAAGGTCAAGTACAACATGAGAAAGAGTTTAGATCTGGAACAGGAGGGCTGCTACCTGCAGACAGGCAAGAAGGAGTGTCTGGAGGAGTGTGGCTTCAACGCTACAGCCAAGACTATCTTCATAATCCACGGCTGGACG aTGAGCGGGATGTTTGAAAGCTGGATGCAGAAACTGGTGTCTGCAGTGATGCAGCGTGAAAACGGAGCCAACGTCGTGGTGGTTGACTGGATACCCATGGCTCAGCAGCTGTACCCCGATGCAGTAAACCACACCCGCAGCGTCGGCTTCCACATCGCTGCCATGCTCAACTGGCTTCAG ACTGAGCAGCAGCTGCCTCTGGAGAATGTGCACCTGATCGGCTACAGTTTAGGCGCCCATGTCGCCGGCTACGCAGGGATGTATGTGGAAGGCACCATCGGCAGAATCACCG GTCTGGACCCAGCTGGGCCGATGTTTGAGGGAGTAGAGAAACACAGGCGTCTCTCCCCGGATGATGCAGACTTTGTGGACGTTCTGCACACATACACTCGAGAGGCTTTGGGCGTGAGCATCGGAATCCAGCAGCCGATCGGCGACATCGACATCTACCCCAACGGTGGCGACGTGCAGCCAGGCTGTGCCCTCGGGGACGTGCTGGCGGTGGCAGGAA ATTTCATGGAGGTGATGAAGTGTGAACACGAGCGAGCTGTGCACCTGTTTGTGGACTCCCTGATGAACAAGGACCACATGAGCTTTGCCTTCCAGTGCACTGGCCCGGACCGCTTCAAGAAGGGGATCTGCCTCAGCTGCCGCAAAAACCGCTGCAACAACATCGGCTACAACGCCAGGAAGATGCGCAAGAGGCGCAACAGCAAAATGTACCTGAAGACTCGTGCTGACACTCCCTTTGGAG GTTACCACTACCAGATGAAAATGCACGTGTTCAACAGAAAGCAAGCCAATGATGCAGATCCCACCTTCAATGTCAAGTTGTATGGCGCCCACAAGGATACAACTTCTATATCTGTTGACGT ACATGACGACACAATCGGCCTGAACCTGACCAACACGTTCTTGGTGTTTACTGAAGAGGACATTGGTGACCTGCTGAAGATCCGTCTGAGCTGGGAGGGAGATTCTGAATCCTGGAACTCTGTCTGGAAGAACATCAAAAAGCAGTTTTGGGCGTGGAACACCAAGCCTCCCAAACCTGTACTGGAAGTTAGGCGTATTCGTGTGAAAGCTGGAGAAACGCAGAAAAA GTTTACTTTCTGTGCCCAAGACCCTTCAAAAACTGAAATTTCACCAGGGGATTCGATAACCTATGTAAAATGTCGCGATGGCTGGGAAGTCAAACCAAGAAAAAG GATTCCCATGTAA